The following proteins are co-located in the Pyxidicoccus trucidator genome:
- a CDS encoding NAD(P) transhydrogenase subunit alpha, which translates to MSLTLIFGLYVFFLAAFTGYQVISKVPHLLHTPLMAFTNAISGISLVGSLLAAGGHYGTLSTVLGGVAVLAATINVVGGFLITDRMLRMFKKKGGTR; encoded by the coding sequence ATGTCACTGACGCTGATCTTCGGCCTGTACGTGTTCTTCCTGGCCGCCTTCACCGGCTACCAGGTCATCTCCAAGGTGCCGCACCTGCTGCACACGCCGCTGATGGCCTTCACCAACGCCATCTCCGGCATCTCCCTGGTGGGCTCGCTGCTGGCGGCGGGCGGGCACTACGGGACGCTGTCGACGGTGCTCGGCGGGGTGGCGGTGCTCGCCGCCACCATCAACGTGGTGGGTGGCTTCCTCATCACCGACCGCATGCTCCGTATGTTCAAGAAGAAGGGAGGCACGCGGTGA
- a CDS encoding Re/Si-specific NAD(P)(+) transhydrogenase subunit alpha produces MLPDMIIAIPRETVPGERRIALVAESVKRLVGRKHEVVVESGAGLGAECSDEELRAAGARLEPSAAAVYAAADVVLKVQPPGPEELALLKAGSVLVSLAYPMSNPKLARELAQRQVTLLAMDMVPRTTLAQMMDVLSSQATIAGYRAVLLAAEAMPKLFPMLMTAAGTIPPAKVLVLGAGVAGLQAIATARRLGAVVEAYDVRKVVKEQVESLGARFVNIDIEDAAGSGGYAKELSEEAKKKQAEALAVHVAKSDAVITTALVPGRRAPVLLPADMVRRMKSGSVVVDIAAEQGGNCELTRPGERYRTENGVTVIGERNLPSQLAVHASAMFSRNLEKLLAHVTDKDGALKLDTADEIVRGMLITRGGEIVHPAVADVAMREP; encoded by the coding sequence ATGCTCCCAGACATGATCATCGCCATCCCCCGTGAAACGGTGCCGGGCGAAAGGCGGATCGCGCTCGTGGCGGAGAGCGTGAAACGCCTCGTCGGCAGGAAGCACGAAGTGGTGGTCGAAAGCGGTGCGGGCCTGGGCGCGGAGTGCTCCGACGAGGAGCTGCGCGCGGCCGGGGCCCGCCTCGAGCCGAGCGCCGCCGCCGTCTACGCCGCCGCCGACGTGGTGCTCAAGGTGCAGCCGCCGGGGCCGGAGGAGCTGGCGCTGCTGAAGGCCGGCTCGGTGCTGGTGAGCCTCGCGTACCCCATGTCCAACCCGAAGCTGGCGCGGGAGCTCGCCCAGCGGCAGGTGACGCTGCTGGCCATGGACATGGTGCCGCGCACCACGCTGGCGCAGATGATGGACGTGCTCAGCTCTCAGGCGACGATTGCCGGCTACCGCGCGGTGCTGCTCGCGGCGGAGGCCATGCCGAAGCTGTTCCCCATGCTGATGACGGCGGCCGGCACCATTCCTCCGGCCAAGGTGCTGGTGCTGGGGGCGGGCGTGGCCGGGCTGCAAGCCATCGCCACGGCGCGCCGCCTGGGCGCGGTGGTGGAGGCGTACGACGTCCGCAAGGTGGTGAAGGAGCAGGTGGAGAGCCTGGGCGCCCGCTTCGTCAACATCGACATCGAGGACGCCGCGGGCTCCGGCGGCTACGCGAAGGAGCTGAGCGAGGAGGCGAAGAAGAAGCAGGCGGAGGCGCTCGCGGTGCACGTGGCGAAGTCGGACGCCGTCATCACCACCGCGCTCGTGCCCGGCCGTCGCGCTCCGGTGCTGCTGCCGGCGGACATGGTGCGGCGCATGAAGAGCGGCTCGGTGGTGGTGGACATCGCGGCGGAGCAGGGCGGCAACTGCGAGCTGACCCGCCCCGGCGAGCGCTACCGCACGGAGAACGGTGTCACCGTCATCGGCGAGCGCAACCTGCCCAGCCAGCTCGCGGTGCACGCCAGCGCGATGTTCTCGCGCAACCTGGAGAAGCTGCTCGCGCACGTCACCGACAAGGACGGGGCGCTGAAGCTCGACACCGCGGATGAAATCGTGAGGGGCATGCTCATCACCCGCGGCGGCGAAATCGTCCACCCGGCGGTGGCGGACGTGGCCATGAGGGAGCCGTGA